The Dendropsophus ebraccatus isolate aDenEbr1 chromosome 10, aDenEbr1.pat, whole genome shotgun sequence genome has a segment encoding these proteins:
- the LOC138802845 gene encoding uncharacterized protein isoform X1: protein MKMASPEPKRRRKSKHAVCSSCQQPLPDAWEQSTCSLCLPPAQPPQTDSGEFLSWFKEQLMDTFREVRSAVSQPAHHRAPAAAEHRRHSGQEGGSDSDDVSSQSDTDEEEVYLLHKDRIPRLIHSVKEVLESDKDISHKPKKQQLFYFPVCKNKFLPVHPIMKDWMQKDWSKPEKRFDPGAKFKSIYKLNPEFMADWDLPPKVDLPVAKLSKKSVYPSEESTLLPDAMDRKADFMLKRSFSAASCSAKVASASIPAARALRVMLSQLSSDLENNVSREEMFESVSSMKTVADFLCDASMDSLKFASKNMAVSNVARRALWLKQWDGDLPSKNNFCSLPFHPSSLFGPQLKDILKSLNEDKGVAFPRAAKPKPTRKFQGRYKRSPKRQRFFRQPARLDRFKNKQQTNSGKKKPYNSKGSDL from the exons ATGAAG ATGGCGAGTCCTGAACCTAAGCGCAGGAGAAAGTCTAAACATGCTGTTTGTTCCTCTTGTCAGCAACCATTGCCTGATGCCTGGGAGCAAAGCACCTGCTCATTATGTCTGCCACCTGCTCAGCCCCCACAGACTGATTCAGGGGAATTTCTGTCCTGGTTTAAGGAGCAGCTAATGGACACATTCAGAGAAGTGCGGTCTGCTGTATCCCAGCCTGCCCACCATAGAGcccctgctgctgcagaacatcgcagACACTCAGGACAGGAGGGCGGCTCAGATTCTGATGATGTATCCTCCCAGTCAGATACAGATGAGGAGGAAGTATACCTCTTACATAAGGACAGAATCCCCAGACTTATACACTCAGTTAAGGAGGTGCTTGAGTCTGACAAGGACATTTCCCACAAACCAAAGAAACAGCAATTGTTCTATTTCCCAGTCTGCAAAAATAAGTTCCTGCCTGTGCACCCGATAATGAAAGACTGGATGCAGAAGGACTGGTCCAAACCAGAGAAAAGGTTTGACCCAGGGGCAAAGTTTAAGTCCATATACAAGCTTAACCCTGAGTTCATGGCAGACTGGGATTTGCCGCCTAAAGTGGACTTGCCAGTCGCAAAGTTGTCCAAAAAGTCAGTGTACCCCTCTGAGGAATCCACCCTCTTGCCTGACGCCATGGATCGTAAGGCGGACTTTATGTTAAAGCGATCCTTCAGTGCAGCCTCCTGCTCAGCTAAAGTGGCGTCTGCTTCCATCCCAGCGGCCAGAGCACTGCGGGTAATGCTGAGCCAGTTATCTAGTGACCTAGAGAACAACGTCAGCAGAGAGGAAATGTTTGAGAGCGTCTCATCTATGAAAACAGTGGCAGACTTTCTATGTGACGCCTCCATGGATTCATTAAAATTTGCATCCAAAAACATGGCTGTGTCTAATGTGGCCAGAAGAGCCCTCTGGCTGAAGCAGTGGGATGGGGATTTACCATCCAAAAATAACTTTTGTTCCCTGCCTTTTCACCCCTCATCCCTGTTTGGTCCACAGCTGAAGGACATTCTGAAGTCCCTTAATGAAGACAAAGGGGTAGCGTTTCCTCGGGCCGCTAAACCTAAACCAACCAGAAAGTTCCAAGGTCGGTATAAAAGGTCCCCAAAAAGGCAGAGGTTTTTTCGTCAGCCAGCCAGACTGGACAGATTCAAAAACAAGCAGCAGACAAACTCTGGGAAGAAAAAGCCTTATAACTCCAAAGGCTCTGATTTATGA
- the LOC138802845 gene encoding uncharacterized protein isoform X2 has product MASPEPKRRRKSKHAVCSSCQQPLPDAWEQSTCSLCLPPAQPPQTDSGEFLSWFKEQLMDTFREVRSAVSQPAHHRAPAAAEHRRHSGQEGGSDSDDVSSQSDTDEEEVYLLHKDRIPRLIHSVKEVLESDKDISHKPKKQQLFYFPVCKNKFLPVHPIMKDWMQKDWSKPEKRFDPGAKFKSIYKLNPEFMADWDLPPKVDLPVAKLSKKSVYPSEESTLLPDAMDRKADFMLKRSFSAASCSAKVASASIPAARALRVMLSQLSSDLENNVSREEMFESVSSMKTVADFLCDASMDSLKFASKNMAVSNVARRALWLKQWDGDLPSKNNFCSLPFHPSSLFGPQLKDILKSLNEDKGVAFPRAAKPKPTRKFQGRYKRSPKRQRFFRQPARLDRFKNKQQTNSGKKKPYNSKGSDL; this is encoded by the coding sequence ATGGCGAGTCCTGAACCTAAGCGCAGGAGAAAGTCTAAACATGCTGTTTGTTCCTCTTGTCAGCAACCATTGCCTGATGCCTGGGAGCAAAGCACCTGCTCATTATGTCTGCCACCTGCTCAGCCCCCACAGACTGATTCAGGGGAATTTCTGTCCTGGTTTAAGGAGCAGCTAATGGACACATTCAGAGAAGTGCGGTCTGCTGTATCCCAGCCTGCCCACCATAGAGcccctgctgctgcagaacatcgcagACACTCAGGACAGGAGGGCGGCTCAGATTCTGATGATGTATCCTCCCAGTCAGATACAGATGAGGAGGAAGTATACCTCTTACATAAGGACAGAATCCCCAGACTTATACACTCAGTTAAGGAGGTGCTTGAGTCTGACAAGGACATTTCCCACAAACCAAAGAAACAGCAATTGTTCTATTTCCCAGTCTGCAAAAATAAGTTCCTGCCTGTGCACCCGATAATGAAAGACTGGATGCAGAAGGACTGGTCCAAACCAGAGAAAAGGTTTGACCCAGGGGCAAAGTTTAAGTCCATATACAAGCTTAACCCTGAGTTCATGGCAGACTGGGATTTGCCGCCTAAAGTGGACTTGCCAGTCGCAAAGTTGTCCAAAAAGTCAGTGTACCCCTCTGAGGAATCCACCCTCTTGCCTGACGCCATGGATCGTAAGGCGGACTTTATGTTAAAGCGATCCTTCAGTGCAGCCTCCTGCTCAGCTAAAGTGGCGTCTGCTTCCATCCCAGCGGCCAGAGCACTGCGGGTAATGCTGAGCCAGTTATCTAGTGACCTAGAGAACAACGTCAGCAGAGAGGAAATGTTTGAGAGCGTCTCATCTATGAAAACAGTGGCAGACTTTCTATGTGACGCCTCCATGGATTCATTAAAATTTGCATCCAAAAACATGGCTGTGTCTAATGTGGCCAGAAGAGCCCTCTGGCTGAAGCAGTGGGATGGGGATTTACCATCCAAAAATAACTTTTGTTCCCTGCCTTTTCACCCCTCATCCCTGTTTGGTCCACAGCTGAAGGACATTCTGAAGTCCCTTAATGAAGACAAAGGGGTAGCGTTTCCTCGGGCCGCTAAACCTAAACCAACCAGAAAGTTCCAAGGTCGGTATAAAAGGTCCCCAAAAAGGCAGAGGTTTTTTCGTCAGCCAGCCAGACTGGACAGATTCAAAAACAAGCAGCAGACAAACTCTGGGAAGAAAAAGCCTTATAACTCCAAAGGCTCTGATTTATGA